Proteins from a genomic interval of Dendropsophus ebraccatus isolate aDenEbr1 chromosome 6, aDenEbr1.pat, whole genome shotgun sequence:
- the LOC138795986 gene encoding uncharacterized protein yields the protein MSPRLQKQISNDVRNRWRSVRDQFRKYHNERGRSGSSPPRRPFVYSDQLQFLISGRELRETDGNINAPETETEENMLASSDSAGDFALSQETVAGPSQASGQTEIRPPMTSEGVPPLPRQRARSSSRSILPRAVEKETLELIQRVDKEDHWDQLGATIAARVRQLPSNRQWVCVPAVFELLTYYSNTHQIPTNLYILGGLKNIFEPNVNTPAVEGPQFFHHPGMFQPIQHRFHGDNVRHSAETQDGSVRESTVSTQSSFLGLLNSPIENTSVLTQNTYSTPSTEVTQRKTTSTPPMSFPPF from the exons ATGTCTCCACGGTTGCAAAAGCAAATTA GTAACGATGTGCGCAATCGTTGGCGATCAGTACGAGACCAATTCCGGAAATATCATAATGAAAGAGGAAGAAGCGGGTCATCACCACCAAGGCGACCATTTGTCTACTCAGACCAACTACAATTTTTAATTTCTGGTAGAGAGCTAAGAGA GACGGATGGAAACATTAATGCTCCCGAGACTGAGACCGAGGAGAATATGCTTGCTTCATCAGACTCAGCAGGTGATTTTGCACTCTCCCAGGAGACTGTAGCGGGACCATCTCAAGCCTCCGGCCAAACAGAAATTCGACCACCTATGACCTCTGAAGGGGTGCCACCTTTGCCCAGACAAAGGGCAAGATCCTCATCAAGAAGCATCCTGCCCCGCGCTGTTGAAAAAGAAACCTTAGAATTAATTCAACGCGTGGATAAGGAGGATCACTGGGATCAGTTGGGTGCAACTATTGCGGCACGTGTGCGCCAGCTTCCTAGCAATCGCCAATGGGTATGTGTGCCTGCCGTATTTGAACTCTTGACCTACTATTCTAATACTCACCAAATTCCAACCAATCTTTATATTTTAGGTGGGTTAAAGAATATATTTGAACCAAATGTTAACACCCCTGCAGTAGAGGGACCACAATTTTTCCATCATCCCGGTATGTTTCAACCTATTCAACATAGATTTCATGGAGATAACGTAAGGCACTCTGCTGAAACACAAGATGGCTCTGTCAGAGAGTCTACTGTCTCCACACAATCCAGTTTCCTAGGGCTGTTAAACTCCCCTATTGAAAACACCAGTGTTCTTACACAGAACACATACAGTACTCCTAGCACAGAAGtgacacaacgtaaaactactaGTACTCCACCAATGTCTTTCCCACCATTCTAA